The Cygnus olor isolate bCygOlo1 chromosome 19, bCygOlo1.pri.v2, whole genome shotgun sequence DNA window ATAAAGTATACTTGGCACGCTCAGCGTTCCTGCTGTgttctttcaaaatgctgtaTGGGAGAGGGTCAGTGGTGGTGTCTtcccctgctggagctggggactGGATTGGGAGCAGCACAGGATGCATTTCACCCAGAGTCCTTCATCTCTACGCTCCAGAAAGCCAATTCTGTCCAGAGGGATGGAGGCAGACATCAAGATTTATCCCTCCCAGTCATCCCCTGCTCATGCAGAGCTATGGCTGCTCCTGTCCTGGTGACAGGCAGCCAGCAGAGTCCACCCAGAGGGCACTGTGACCCTCCACACCCCGGTGGCCCTCAGGTTTGTCACctcaccagcacctccctcccctggaGCCATGGCAGGAGGCAGTCACAGCCCTCCTGCAGGCAAAGCAGTCTGGAGTTGGGGATGTCTCCTCAGTTTAACGTATTGgcaaaaaaccccaaacttttaattattaatttggACATTGAGAAATAGATGACAAATTTTAAACACCAAGAAAacaccttccttccccttcaccCAACAGCAGCGTCAGTCCAGCACCTCTCTCCCCTCCTAATAGCAACCACCTGTTTTCACTGCGTTACACACAGCCTTCCCCATCCCGTGGTGAGCAACAAGCAGCTCAGTTTAGGTCAGTGCTAATGGTTACTTTCTACTCCTCTGCTCTGGCATGGGAACCTCCATGGGCCACAGTCCTCTTGGGGTGTCTCTGCTCCAATgtgggtcccccatgggtgaCAGCCCCACCTGGTGGCATCCTTCCTGCGGCACGGAGCGCCTCCTTCCACGTGTGTCCCCACCAGTGTCCCTTGCTACGTGCCTCCTCCCTGTTGTTTCTCCATACTTACCCTATTcccctgattttcttttttattttttaaccccACCATCAAATTTAAACCTTTACTAAAGGTTTTTCATTCCTGCAGCATGAATTGCCCCCTGCCTGTGCTCCTCCCCCTGCCAGGGTTGGAAAGAAGCCCTTGTTCTGCAGAGGAATTAAATGATTCACCTGAAAAGGGCTGGCAGAGCCAGGCGTTGCGCTGATcccatgctgcagcacagctgctttcaCAATTTGGCTCTCCCCCACTTGCACTCCTAGCTCCACACTGAGCAAAATGCAGTGTTGGGACCAAGGTCCGCCCCCCCCGAGCTGGGCTCAGCAGGAaccactgctgcagagcaggagctctgcaccacccagctcctcttccagccctgcagcccagccagcagcgCTGACGCTAAGGGGAGATCACAAAAGCCTTTGGCCCAAGCAGTGCCATCAGCAGCACGTTACAGCGGCAGCGCAgtctgctcccagcacaggggGGTTGTGGCTGAGCTGCGTCGCTCAGGGCCATCGGCTTGCACACCTGCACGCACCAGTGGCATCCCCCAGAGCTCGGGAAGGCTGGCACTGTGTGGATAGGACACAGGGACCAATGCTGGTTTTCCCCAAAGGTCCCTGCTACAGGGTAATAGTGGGGTCCCGGAGGGCACGCATCAGGTGTGGGGTAGCCTCgaggaggaggaaagctgtCGTAAAACAAGAGAACAGACAGGTTGAAGGCAGGTCTTTTCTGACCACTGTACACGAGCTGGTAGCCCAGCCTGGGCACCCTTCACCACGTGAAGGCACTGTGTGTTGCATATACCATCCCTGCACATACAATCATCTATTCATGCCCCGCCAGCGAGCACAACGCTTCGCTCACTGGACGAGCGAGATGCTGTGGTGCGCCACTGCAAAGACGGGATAGAGCGGTGCCGCAAAGGTCTCCCTGTGGGAGAAGAGGATGGCACAGGAGTCGGGGTCGTAGAAGAGCACCTCCCCTCCTGCAAAGTCAACCAGCACGCCGATCTCGGCCGGGGACTTGATCAGCTCCACAGGCTGGGGCTGACCTGCGTGCAAGAACCTGAACTCCTTGTCATAGCGCGAGAAAACCCAGGAGGCAGCGTTGAAGCCCAGGCGGGCCTCGTTGCCAGACCCCTTCCGTGGCAGCGAGCCGTAGCAAACCCCCAGCTTGTAGGCGCAGCTCTTCTCCACGTTGATCTTCCACGCGTGGAGCCCTGTCTGGAAAGCTGCGGTAGCCAAAGCGTTGGGCCAGTGGTCAAATCGGTCGGGGCAGTCCAAGtccagctttgctttcttgGGGCTGAAGGTCAGGGTTTTCTTGTCTTCCGACAGGCTCAGGTGGGGGCTGACCGTTTTCTCGTCAATGTGAATTTCTTGAGAGCCTGGGAGAGAAGCGAGCGGTGAgcacagagcaggctgcccctgCCCGAACCCCCCAGAGCAGTCACAGCCAGAGCCATCAGCATCGCCCCTGCAGATCCGTCTGCTCCTGCAGGGTGACACGGTGACAATGGGAGGGGGCAGCACTTGCATTGCCACCTCTTGTGTCCTGAGAAAAGATGGAAGGAGCCAGCTGGGAGCCAGGGACCAAATCCAGAGAGGAATTAGCACTCGTTAAACCCAACAAACACGCCCGAGGCAACAGCCTGGGGGCCCTGCCCCATCCGGCCAGGCTGCCAAAGCCACCTCTGTGGCTCTGCAGCGTTCAGATTTCACCAGCTGCCTCTCCATCCACGCGCTAAATGTTTCGCAGTCGCACACATTTATCTTATTCTGTCACAAAAGACAATTCAGCAGCGTGGCCAAGCCATGGTTTGGTTCATCCCAGCGAAGAACAGTGATCCgagcagaggctgggagcagTTTCCATGCGTGGCAAGGAACAACCCAAACCTCAGCCCTGTTCCCTCCGTGCCCCTGCCCGGGTGCTGAGTGGGGGC harbors:
- the BSPRY gene encoding B box and SPRY domain-containing protein isoform X5, translated to MALQRHRQMLWHLLRGDLQLLSKQHGAPSEVEQAGPWPGGRSTSLAASARASAFARKHEFTWCWKPQEPSRSLTSLIRTEVAEGILEPQESVKLNFNQQCVQSPLLHRLWASAVLSCITGSQEIHIDEKTVSPHLSLSEDKKTLTFSPKKAKLDLDCPDRFDHWPNALATAAFQTGLHAWKINVEKSCAYKLGVCYGSLPRKGSGNEARLGFNAASWVFSRYDKEFRFLHAGQPQPVELIKSPAEIGVLVDFAGGEVLFYDPDSCAILFSHRETFAAPLYPVFAVAHHSISLVQ
- the BSPRY gene encoding B box and SPRY domain-containing protein isoform X4; its protein translation is MTRAWCVQKKRSSRGQRQSTEMPTCPLVFASHAALHQKHWRPGCAMALQRHRQMLWHLLRGDLQLLSKQHGAPSEVEQAGPWPGGRRTEVAEGILEPQESVKLNFNQQCVQSPLLHRLWASAVLSCITGSQEIHIDEKTVSPHLSLSEDKKTLTFSPKKAKLDLDCPDRFDHWPNALATAAFQTGLHAWKINVEKSCAYKLGVCYGSLPRKGSGNEARLGFNAASWVFSRYDKEFRFLHAGQPQPVELIKSPAEIGVLVDFAGGEVLFYDPDSCAILFSHRETFAAPLYPVFAVAHHSISLVQ
- the BSPRY gene encoding B box and SPRY domain-containing protein isoform X3; its protein translation is MTRAWCVQKKRSSRGQRQSTEMPTCPLVFASHAALHQKHWRPGCAMALQRHRQMLWHLLRGDLQLLSKQHGAPSEVEQAGPWPGGRSTSLAASARASAFARKHEFTWCWKPQEPSRSLTSLIRTEVAEGILEPQESVKLNFNQQCVQSPLLHRLWASAVLSCITGSQEIHIDEKTVSPHLSLSEDKKTLTFSPKKAKLDLDCPDRFDHWPNALATAAFQTGLHAWKINVEKSCAYKLGVCYGSLPRKGSGNEARLGFNAASWVFSRYDKEFRFLHAGQPQPVELIKSPAEIGVLVDFAGGEVLFYDPDSCAILFSHRETFAAPLYPVFAVAHHSISLVQ